One genomic segment of Helianthus annuus cultivar XRQ/B chromosome 14, HanXRQr2.0-SUNRISE, whole genome shotgun sequence includes these proteins:
- the LOC110907455 gene encoding uncharacterized protein LOC110907455, with protein MSSPIHPVVTVINIKALIPITLDIENGHYTAWSELFKIHCISYDVYDHLQLKKSTETPSSSDKDQAKDKTTSSPSWERLDSIILQCIYGTISTDLLHTILKPNTNAYAAWTVLANIFQDNKATRTIDINNKFANTRLEQLVLLTLFSHH; from the coding sequence ATGTCGTCTCCAATTCATCCCGTTGTTACCGTCATAAACATCAAAGCACTAATCCCTATTACTCTCGACATCGAGAACGGCCATTATACAGCTTGGTCGGAGTTATTTAAAATTCATTGTATCTCGTATGATGTATATGATCATCTTCAGCTGAAGAAATCCACTGAGACGCCCTCATCATCCGATAAAGACCAAGCTAAAGATAAGACTACCTCTTCTCCATCGTGGGAACGCCTCGATTCCATTATATTACAATGCATTTACGGGACGATTTCCACTGATCTCCTGCACACTATTCTGAAGCCCAACACCAATGCATACGCTGCTTGGACGGTGTTGGCAAATATTTTTCAAGATAATAAGGCCACGCGTACCATCGACATTAATAACAAGTTTGCCAACACACGTCTTGAACAATTGGTCTTACTAACGTTGTTCTCCCATCACTGA